The Panicum hallii strain FIL2 chromosome 5, PHallii_v3.1, whole genome shotgun sequence genome contains the following window.
GCAATGAAGCACCACTATCatgagggacaacataaggatcAAAAgtcaaactaaagtgccaacgaaatctaagataacatcagagtcttgcgccatggtaagcttcctgtggagaccctgaaccacagacaaggttgggtgcaggacggcgacctactcgacgtcttcaggaatgaagttcggattctcctctgtaaaaactaagtaagagtgagtacatacatactcaacaagtccaaccacatccacggagggggataataaagatcatgcacaagatatatcaaggataaggctagggtttgtttgcgataaagcaagattttacacatgcaagggttcatttgataaaagagttttcttaaaatatttctgtagtaatcgaataataagtagGGTTGATCCTACgtaaaggatccaagttttaatgctaccggactctacatccacagtagctcacggcacaactgccgaacACTTTCAGAACGATTCACGCCACAAAActaaccatcccaaaatgtctattgaagtgaccatgccgtaacctATCCAATagcgtggacacggctattcgaatagattttacactctgcagaggttgtacactttacccacaagtagggtaccgcactacgaacaccttagtgtcgctgcggatcctaacaaagccattacccaccttagctgaatctaactagccaacacggaagcaaccatggggttaatgacctatcaacaaagtcataatcagaacataactcacacagatcgtattccttctccatgaacTCCCGTcactcaccagctctccttttggctagcagaacaactagtggggtttatgctaagccgttgcccacacaacggtcgagtggttgtacgataagtgggttaagcaagatgacacctcagttcatccttacattgacaagacatacatctcccaaccatgctcaaccacaaaggtacaagctcaccagtggcatttcacacaggaaacaccgtccatctcatcaggttatatctttcttttattttcccgaaatcttattttatcttttaaaacactcacacctttattttcgataaagcgcgttgtggtcataattaaaatataataaagggaataaaaggtcctaagaatctctagcagtagttaacctccaacagagcaaatcctatatagacattaacctaggtcatcaagaaATAGTcgtagcaatcaaggggtggctatccaaccatatcttgaaataaaacaatgcaatttataaaacaggccaataggttgtgtttataaaactgggataaatatgcatcaaaggatgggattggacttgccgtcctcaaagccttccagaagctcctcctcgaggtacggatcttcaggctccggctcgcggtactgctcctcctcgatcacaccgtcggctacgacacacaaataatcacacaataaaaataaaattcgctgacgagcttaaaaaaagagaaaaatagAGAGATTCgattaaaaaatagagaagactattatatttatTGGATGTGGATCCCGAggcttggagaaaatatttggagatgatgcgtggtggagtttggaatgattcggaacataatgtcgcatgaactgatgagttaaaggtcatttagggagtgGTTTAAAAGGACGATGatctatttgtaatgaaataaagagatagaaggagctctgattaaatgtttgagagagggaggtggagggttgcggactgcataagaaaGAAAAGTGGaaggggttatgcacaagtctgtctttcttcttcctcgagacagaataggagggggaggggaacggtaggatggggggcggccaggccatgggcgccggccccctggtgcatggcgatgcccggggaggaggggaagacagagaggaggccgagggggttcGATTTCGGCCCTCACCTcatgcggagacggtctacggagggctgtccatggAGATGGAtggtgggcggcaatggtgagcggcggcggcaagctgcagcgcgaggtagaggaggggatgTGCTGGGGCGGCGTGGgtggagtgaggggcggcttgggggctgatttataggcccagagggagaggggagatggccggcacgggagggtcacgggcagtacatgAATCTCACCATTAATggtggccgggatgctcggAGATAAGGCacaagctgcgagggcgaggggacgggacaGAGACGgaccggcgcagcagcgggtcgcacGCCGACTTGGCGTGACGCAggcggcgtgatgcgagcgcgcgtgcacagccTGCAACGGGGCAGCGGCGAGTCGTGCgttggcccgcgcgtgcgcgcaaaGAGCGGGccacagctcgagcaggcaacACGCATGTGCTcatttaaataaataaaaaaattatttttttattttaaattttcactCAGTAGCTcaacaatataaataagcaaggatatgaaatttaaattgttgcgttactcaacaatttaaataagcaagcgggagaattagaagagagaaataaaatggatttgaacaaaatatgagaaaagaaaagaggggacacgcgcgcggcaccgacgatcgcggccgggcaggcgtacgcggccgaccgcgacacgatggtgatgcgacgggacggcggggccggtggaaaaggaaaagggatggGCGGCTCCACGGAAAAAAGGAAGAGACCGCGCGATGTCGGgacggcggaaaatcgggaggtgggcttcttGAGCTCAAGcagcggaaaaggtttaaaagatttttaagctaGTGATTGGTAatacaatttaaataagataaaaacgtgGGCGTTACATAACGCCGCGACCAGTTCGCACTACAAGAAACCATTTAATTTATGACGAAATAATTTTATCATAGATCACTGAAAAATCATCATAAAAGAATGTTTGTGACGGTTTTAGAAAACATTATGGATTGAGCGTCACAGATTAAATTGATCGACGGTTTAACAAAAAACTTTAAAGATTGAAGCAATCTGTGATGTTTCTTAATAGTCATAGATTGGCTTTGAGGTCGTGCAGCCCAGCCCAGACCCTGGTGTTTGTGACGAAAATAAAAGTCACAAACAGTTGCCACATGGctgcctacgtggatgatgacATGGATGCCTAGGCGGGTGATGACGTGACTGCATACATGGACGATGATGTGGCCACATTTCTAGTCCACTGCACAGCCCATAAAAATTCTGGCCCACCACAGCCCATTGCAGATTACAATTCCATCCCACGAAGCCCATTTCAGCATTATAATTCTAGCACAAGATTAGCAAAAAAAACCCCATAATGTCATCTTCATAATTTTGTACAAGTTTTGTAAACAGAAAAAGACAATCAAATCCAATAGATCATGTACAAGTTTTCATCCAGCGACACATCTAGCATTACATCTTAAACTTAAACTTAGAAGCATAGAAAAATGGAGATAAAAGATCATCTTTATTTCTTGCATATGATCCTTAGCCTGAAAAGAGCACATTGTCAAAATGTCAAATACTTACGGTCGGCAATATTTGCGATAAAAAGAATTGTGAATCAATGGACTACTATCAAATTATAACAGCAAGTAATAGCTCTAAGTTACTAATGGATCTCAAAGTTATCAACTTTACATGAAAAAAGTTACTTTGAGCAGATCATGTTAAAAAACCATGCATGTCCATGCAAAATACGACAAACAAATGGCATTATCAGTGCTCAGTCCAAGCTGAAGCTGTCCAAGACTTCTGCCAACATCTCAAATGCATGCCAGAGTACTAGCACAAGTGCAAAATGGAATTATCCAAAATCTATCCCACATGGATCCATCCACGAAGATCCCAAATACTGACCGCATCTATAATCACTCATAAATCATATATCTCACAGGAACAGTGCACTGCAAGAAGCTTTCCAGAGCTCTAATCTCTACTCTCTACAAGAACATATCAGAGTTTCAGGACAGCAGAGGGACCAAAGGAGAGGAGAGTATTACCTGGATCTCAAGGCATATTCCTGACTTGCCATCTTTTTGCCTGCTGACGATGCATTTCGTCAAACACTTTACTTGCAGGTAAAATAATCATAGGTATATGACTTAATAATGACAGTAAGCATAGTGATATGACTTCATAATCTGAAACTTATATTGCACATATGCAATATGAACTATGTTATTACCAGTATAGTTTTTCAGTACTCGCCATAGAAAAGGAGTTCTAGTAATTTATTCTAAACATGTAAACAGGAAGCACCAGAATAGCTACAACTACAGACCCAAAAGTTGACACATGACCACCAGAATAGCCTGGAGAAGATAATAATTCAATTAAAAAACATTTGCATTAAAACATTTTCTTTTTTCATTTTATTGCACTACTGTAAAGTAACACACACAAATAATTATTTTATATACACCAACTTATTTTGTATATGTAATCAACTACACACAAGTAGTCTTTTGGAAGTTTCAATAATTTTCTAACTTATTTACTATTTTTAACAGTTTAAATGATTTTCTGCAAGTTTATTGAAACTGATTAAAATTTGAACTATATGTATCTCAAATAATATTTAAAAGTTTTCTTAAATTTTTTTAAGTGTCTCTGTTTTATTATAGCTCATATCTTGAAAATCGATGAAAATTTCAAATGTCTGCTATGATAATTCAAAGTTATACATGCACTGTTAttataaaataataataaaaataCATAAATCTCATCCGAAAAATTTGTAAATTCTCATAGAATCATTTTATAAATATATAAGCTTTTCATAAAAGTTTGATAATATTTTACAAAAATTGAAGTATACATTATTCATAAATAGAACACATCTCTTACATAGTTTCATATACTTCAACTCAAACATTATAGTTTTCGTGTCCCCAAATATTTTCAAACTCGTATGCTCCTCAAATTTGGACACGACCTTATATTTATCTTAGTATTTGGAAATACAAAGTTACATTAACAATTATAATTATTATGACAAAAATCTGTCATAGAATCTAGGCCCAAAGTCAAGCCCGGATAGGCCATTAACATATCTGTGAGAAAATCCGTCACAATGGTTTCTTCTAGCGGCAGGCGCAGGGCCCACGGCttgcgcaggggcggcggtcaGCCAGGTCGCGGCCGGGATAGGGGAAGGGGTGGCGCGGTGCTGGCCACAGCCGGGTGGTGGGGCGACGCGTAGAACTACTGTCAATGAACCGCTCTCTGCTCAATCTGTTCCTCTCCTCGATTCAGCTCGTCTCTCCATGGATTTATGAAGATGAGTAGTCAAATAGGTTCACAAGACATCAAGGGGCTCCGATTGCAATTGATTGAGCTGGGACTCAACATGGATGATGAATTTCACCAAGGGCAGCCAGCAGTTTTCACGTGAAGGAAGAGCGGAacgagagagaagagagaaagaTGAGAAAGAAGAGTATGACAGATGGGCCCTACAAATAGCAAGTTGGCTGAACAAGTGATCCTTGTTAACGGTGTGAAATCTCCATCCATTCTAATCCTTTCAACCTCCGCAACCGAATAAAAAATTGGGTCGGATCCATCCTTTCCAACCAAAACACTAGGTATGTTGATCCCGGGTTAAACCTAACCTAAAAGAATAGAAATTCTTCGTACCACTGGAAATTTAATATCATCCCTTCAGAGTCATTGCTATGATTGCGCTGTTACATGACTATTAAATGAGGTGGAAAAGCTAATGGTACCCTTACTGGGGAGAGATGAAATATTCATATCGTTATTCCTTCTATGCCATTGCATTGAACGGGCGACGACGTGCCATTGCTTTCCCTTCTATGATGGTGACGATAACGTGTCTGGGCATGGCGGACGGCGTGCTGCCGAACCTCGCGGCTGAGGGCATCCAGCACGGCGTGGCCTCGACCTCGACGCGCGCCGTGGCAGCGGCGATGGAGAAGCAGGACACGCTAGAGAAAACTGCGGCAGAGGTTGagtcggcggtggcggcggcgtgcactGCGGACGCGATTCGCGGGAGGATGGGAGGTCGCAGGTAGCATGGGGGACTTAGGCGCCGGGAAGGAGATCATACGGCAGAATCCGGCCACCATCTTGACCCTCACCGCCTCACACCACCACCCTCTGCTGTTACCCGGATCAACTGATTGATCAATTCCACTTCCACCTCAGCCCCAACGATGATGCACTTCCACCTCAGGGCCGCGGCACCCCTGCCCCACATGGAGCCGCCCGATGCGAGGGCCAGCGCCCGTGCTCCCTGGAGCGGTGCGGCGGCTCGCGTGTGGAGGGGCCGTGCGCGTGCCCCTGACGCAGCGCTGCGTCCGTGCGAGCAGGGAGCGCGGTCGGCGCTGGGACCCGGAGGTGCAGGTCGCCGGTGTCATGGATAAGTTTGGAGAGGGTAAAAACGGAATAGCAACATGTGCCAGATCTGGTTTAACGGTGTTAGTATGTGATATAACGGTGATGGCACTGAGGGGATGAAATTAAATTTTCAATAGTATTGAAGTGATGGTTTAAATTTTGATGGTATTGAAGGGATACGTTATATATTTCCAAAGGTATTGGGGAAATTTTCTCTAATTTAATTAGTAAGCTGTTGCATTGACAGTCTTCCAAGAACGCGCAATCGACCAGGGAGCCGATCTTGTGCAGCTTTACAGCCTCGAAGAAGCTGCCTCGCTTCCTTCCTGTGCCGTTCGAGAGCCCGAGAAGCTGAAGCAAAAGCCAAAACACAGGGACCCAGCATTTGAATCTTCAACCTCCTAGTTGATGACCGGTGTCCCTGCAAGAGGATGAGAGAGAGGGCCAGAGGAGAGAGACTGAGACCTGCGCGCGTGACGACGGTCGACGGCGACGATTACGCCGGCAACTTTGCGCTGCAGGACAACGGCGTCGGCGCGCTGGCCTCGCCGCGGCTGGCGGCCGAGCTGCCCCGTGGGCCGTGGCGCAGGGAAGGCTTGCTAGGGGTGAGACGTGAGAGCCATGACTTGCAGGCGCCTGGTGGCTTCAGCCTGTTTCTGTAACATATTGCTTGGCAATTGGCATGGCTGCTAGGCTACATGGATTGCCGTGTAATAATATTTTCAGGACTTGGAAATACTTTTTTTCTTCTGTAATTGATTACTAACCTGCATGGCACGAACTGCTAATGTAACAGCGATTTGTTCAGAGGCTTCAGTAGCACGTAGTAGCAGTAGAAGTTACAAATGGCTTCGCTGTGTCAGAGATCGTCTCTTGTATTGAGATTGTCGTTGGGGATTGGTCCGATTGGAGCCTCCAATTTTATCTTCCCGTGGCCATGCTGGCGAGGAGCAATTTACATGGGTTCTCTGTACCTTATCGAGCTGTTTTGCTTAAATTTTTGGTCGTTGTTTTTGGGCTAGAAAGCACATCTATTTCGCCATTCTCcagttagaggaacttaagaggTCCTTGTTACTCCTGAGGCAGGTGTTGGGCTCAAAGTCCCCAGCACAGGCGTCCAGTGGGCCGCATTTGGAAACAATGGCCCATAAGAGGGAGGGTTAGCTAAGAACCTGTTAAAAGTTAGTGTGTGTTAGGTAGTtaggcttttttttttttgagaaaaagGTAGTTAGGCTTGCTGATGCTAGAATATTCTTATTGAGCTCTAAACCGTGATACTATGATTTATTTCGCGAGAAATAAAGTGGCCATCTCTTCTTAAAAAGAAAAGGCTCGATAACTCCAAGCCTCCAACCATGTATCTCGCCTTTTTTTCCTCCGCTGTGAAGATATCCTCAAATCGGAATAACTGGCCCGGTGAGCTAGGTTTCGATAAAGTTAGGCCCGGTCAACGCCACGGCTACCGGAACACTCGCAGTCCGTGTCCTCATCGGAGAGAAACGAGAGACATGTATAGCGACAGGATCCGAACATCCTTGGCGAGTTCTGGACACGAACTTTCCGCTCCATGGTTCATGCAGAACAATGTGAATCCTCGCACATGCTTTCTTCAGATTAGGTAAACCATACGATCAGTGTTACAGTCACAGGAACAGGATACAATCACCGGCTCACTGCTCATCTTCTTGCCTTCTACAGCCCTGCTACAGAGCAAGCAGACAAGAGATCAGACTTGTCCCGTTTCCATTCCACGCCATGGCACAGCTTGAGCGAATTTCATTAGAGCCAGCAGCAAGTACTGCAGTTTATTTGCCGTACTCATGACGAAGACGAACTGTTCATCGGTATCTGTAAAGATCGTATGGTCCTTAAAATTTGACTTCAAATTCAGGAAGGATGAGCAGGCGCGCGATTTAAAATTagcagaaagaaaaaaaatcgaCGGTCCTACAAATTTGACTTCGAATTTTCAGAAAGGGCGATCAGGCGCGCGGTTTTAAATTAGCAGAAGGAGAAATATGACTCGTGACGAGGAATTTGGTCTACTTGAGTCATCGCTACGTGCCTATAAGGAGTTGCGGGCCGTTCGCGTCCTCGGCAAGAACTCGCTCAGTGGTTCGTAGGAAAAGGCTCGAGTTCGGCCATGGCGACGCGGTGGCAGCGGTGCGCGCAGCTGCTCTCGTCCCACCCGTACCACTCCGCGATATCGTCCGCGCCATCCTTCTCTCTCGGCGCCCGCGACGAcgacggcaccggcggcggcggtgatcatggtgccgcgggcgccgccgccggcaactTCGCGCCGCAGGACAGCGGCGTCGGCGCGCTGGCCTCGCCGCGGCCGGCAGCCGAGCTGCCCCGGGGCGCGGTCTCCGCCACCGACCGGTTCTTCGTCTCGCCGGCGCGCACGGCCTCGCTCGTCGACGACGGCGCGGGCGAGGCCCTGCGGGGAGCCGTGCCGGTGGAGGCGTACTCGAGCGACCCCAGGGGCCAGTTCCTGGAGTCCATggcggagatggcggcggcgtacGGCGCGGAGGGGATGCCGGCGCCGGAGTACCGGGAGTTCATGGAGGAGCTGCTGTCCTGCTACCTGGAGCGCAACGACCGCGGCGTCCACCCGCACGTCCTCGCGGCCTACGCCGACCTCACCGCGCGCCGGTGGCCGTcgaagaggcggcggccgctCCGGGGTCTGATGAAGATAAGCCCGTGCGTCTCGGGCTCCTGATGGCTGTGATCACAGCAGTGGAGATTCTTCAAGCTGCTCAGTATAGTTTTGTTACTAGCTCAGAACTACATGCAGTTGTAACAGGCTCAATTAGCAAGCAAAAATGCTTTGTGAAATATAACAGATGATGCTTGTGAATAGTAATTTCTTATGGTGTCAGTCAGATGATGAGGAGATAATTGCTGCCAGAATGGTCATGTTTGGCACTCTGGCAGGCAGAATTCAAAAGAAAAACACTAGCCAACAGTCAAAATCCGAACACCTGTGCTCTTGCACTTAGGTGATTAGTGTTTTAACCGGCTGTGTAATCGAGTAGCTTATTGTACTCGGGTGGCACGAACCTAGATACGCCTCAAGTTGTAAAATCTAACTTTTACTCTTCTTGATACTTTTTATTATACAAATATACTCAGCTCCCGGCATTCTGTGGCCTTTTTCAAGAAAGAAGTCAAATTTGAAAGGAACTTTGGCAGGACGTGTACCAGTGATAGGGGCACCCGGCCATCCAAGAGCTTGCATACACAGATGTGCTGCATGTACCACGGGCACATAGACGACTTATGATACAGTATAAAATCTTGCAGATGCATGAGACTGACCTGCTTATCTGAAGTCGCATAAAGAAGCTGTCTCTCACACAAGACTAGACACCAAGAATAAGCACCATTTTGCTTCAGAGTACAGAATTCATGGATAACATATTTTACGCAGGGTACAAAGAGCAGTAATCAGAATAAACATTCATAAACTAGATTTTTGGTTGGCGTCAGTGGTGATGCGTCGCAGTCTAGACGCATATGTACACAAATCACCACACAAGTGGGGCAGAGGTGCCCACCATGACTTTGTAAAGATAACTCATCAGCAATGGCGAAAATGCTGGTGCTGTCTGAGTCTGATGCCTCCCCCCCAAGCCAGTACAAGTGGAAGCGGCTGGTGACGCTAAACCTACGGAATTTGACCACTTCCACAAGGCAAAATACAAAATATCGCAATGTACCCTCAGCTAAGATTACTCAGATTCATCCTCTGAATCTGAGTAAGACTGTGCAATATCATCTTCAGAGCCCGATAAAGTAGTGTCTGGTTGCTTAGACACCGGAGTGGGCCTTTGCCTCAGTGTTTTCTTTGTCATTGGTGGAGGGGTGAGCTGACCTGGATGCACATCCTCTTCATCACTCTTCACATTTCTTTGACTCCGACGGAGCCCTTGCCTAGGCTTCTCCTTTAGCAAACGGGCAGCAAGACGAGTCCTCTTGCGCGGTACAAACACATCCTCCTCTTCCAAGTCGCTTCTGTAGGTATCAGAAGCATTACTGTTTCCATCACTATCAGCATAGCCACCATCCAGGTCAGTATAGTCTGCGTCTTCCTCATCACCAGAGCTCAGTTCACTTAGGTACTTGGCATCATCCAGTCCATCTTTGTTCTGCTTAGAATTGATGTCAGATCTTCCGTTGGCTCCTTTGTCTCCCAGATGTGAAGCACGCTTCTCTTTTGTTCCTGCCTCATGCGAATCATGTTTTGCTTTCCTGCATACAGGTAAAATaagttttttaaaaaagaatgcTTTTGTAGTTGCCTAATAAAGAACGGAACGATACTACAACTTCAAAGATGATTTAGACATTAACTAATTGAGATTGCAATCCATAGTTCATATGTGACGATATTTCTTTGAAATTTAAAAGGCAGCCTTAATTCCCACTTCCTGGAGTCTTCTATACACAATTTTCGCAAACAAATATCTCATCTATCGTGCTTGTTACCATAAGAAGATAACAGATGCTTGTATTTCCACAGTGGTGCTAATGCTATTGATAAGCATAAGACATTATGGAGTGATGGAACTGCCTGAACTTACGATGCAGCTCTTATCGCCTCCTCAATCGAACGATCATAAGAAGCTGCATAAAAAAGAAATCCATGATAAGAAAAAGATGGTCTTTCAAACATTTTTTAATCCAATCATTATAGACACTGTGAGCAACATGCACCAGATATCACAAATGCTACTATATTGTACAGTTTTGTGTTGTATTAGGAGCTGCCAACATTACCGTTCCACTGGACTTGAACTCAATGGTTAAAGGTAGTAAAAGCACATTAATGGATGTATCTATAGAAAATGTCAGAATGAGATTCTGACAGAAGAAACGAGGGATGAAATTGCAACATGACATTCAGCACACCCATCAAGCTGTGACAGTTGGACACCTCTTGGCCAGATAAAAGTAATCATAATAAGATTTGACTTTTGATGcattttatattgatgaaatgATTAACAAAGAAGATCCTTACAGTAATTGTAGTTGACAGGCCTGCGATTACGCAATGAACGGCTTTGTAAACTGTTAGCAAAAGCTAAAAGTTTGTCCTTCTTCTCCTGACGTTTTAAGTCCCTCTCTTTCTTCTGCAGAGTAAATCAGGTAAATTGGAATCACGAAAAAACTACTGGATGCAAAAGTTAGTACAGCTATTTCAAATATAACATAAGCATTCTTATGTTTTTCACCCCTCTTGAACTAATAGCAAAAGTATAGGTGGAAATAATATGAACTTAAGAACTATCTCAGCTGGTATTTACCTTTTGTAACTTCTCCACAGCTGGAATGATTTCTGCCTTAAGATGCTCTGCAATGGCAGATTCAGATCGGCCCTTTCTAGATAACTTCTCCTGTAAATATCTTATGTCAAATATAGTAGTAAAATACAAGTGCACATGAAAAATATATCAGCAGAAACCCTTACTGATATCTCAAGAAACTCCTCCAGGTTAGTTGCAACTGTTTCCCAGTGAATATTGATGTCTGGTTTTGTCAAACGGCCACTCTTTCCCTTCCAATTCTGCTTAAAACTAACCGCTACATCTTCTGTATATAATCTATGGCCAATAGTTGAGTCACCATCATACCTAACAAGCAAAAGGATTTCATATGACAAGGTCAGGAAAAGAAGGATGACAGGATAAGAATTTTAAAATGAAAAGAGTCTATGTCTAGAACTGTCAGATAAGAGGAAGTTTCACATTAGAAGCACATGTATATACAAAGTGGAAGATTTCTCAATGTATACAACTCAAAACTCAGGTTAGCAGCTAGTTGTCTCACTACCGGCCTCATAAAAAGTCATTTAAATTATCTTTTATTTTACCCAAAAAAGAGCATCTTTCTTTAGCATTGAGCATCTGAATCAGCACAACCACATTAACTAAGCATAGAAAACAGAAACACCAGCATAAATATCAAGCACAAATTGATAACCTTTTTGGTGCATTCTAGTTATGAGAATGTGATTAGATCTAACATAGCCCAATCATGATTGCATTTCAAATTCCACCATGAACTTCCTGTTTAAAATTTCTGACGAGTCATCATACCAATCTATTTCACTCCCAGAAAGATACATCATCGCATCAAACTCTACCAATTTTGATTTTGAAACCTACTGATTCTGAAGCAACCTAAATTGTGAATCGCAGCAGCTCATTGACAGGAGATGATAGATCAAGGATTTGGCAATGAAAATGAACAGAAAATGACTTACCAGTATACAGTCCCATTACTGCCACTCCCTAGTTTATCTTTCCGAAAGTAGGAAATATTTGTTCCTTTCTTCATTTCATCATTGACATACCATACTGCATCATTTTGCTGTATGATAGATAATTTCAGTAAGAAAGTGTAGTAAAATACTCACATACAACTTGTGAAATTTTTATTTATTGAACTAGGAAGACTGACTAAAATGCCCAGCTTGCTGAATTTGACCAAAAGAAAACATTTTTCACAACTAGAGTACCTCAGATCGAACTTCGCAAAGCGCTTTCAGTATTAGCAAACGCTTAATTGGATCTTGCTGCTTATACATCTCAACTTCGTTCCTGCATGCACAAATAGGTTGCAACAATAAAATAATCAAAATATTAGATAAATGCATTGGCACACGTACACATACCCTGGATTACTTTTGAATGGGTTTACTCCTTCAGCAACCTGAAACCAAAATAATATCAATGTATGGACAAACTCTATT
Protein-coding sequences here:
- the LOC112895815 gene encoding DDT domain-containing protein DDR4-like; the protein is MASPSKRARAPSPAKPPRAPAPDEASAASEDPIVLLRRRWELASVLHFLRVFEPVIKADLGLSAEEIETALASNNRNLARIHVAVLKGIPPVNKHLKDEDGWIIVTSKKLTDWWSWVAEGVNPFKSNPGNEVEMYKQQDPIKRLLILKALCEVRSEQNDAVWYVNDEMKKGTNISYFRKDKLGSGSNGTVYWYDGDSTIGHRLYTEDVAVSFKQNWKGKSGRLTKPDINIHWETVATNLEEFLEISEKLSRKGRSESAIAEHLKAEIIPAVEKLQKKKERDLKRQEKKDKLLAFANSLQSRSLRNRRPVNYNYSSYDRSIEEAIRAASKAKHDSHEAGTKEKRASHLGDKGANGRSDINSKQNKDGLDDAKYLSELSSGDEEDADYTDLDGGYADSDGNSNASDTYRSDLEEEDVFVPRKRTRLAARLLKEKPRQGLRRSQRNVKSDEEDVHPGQLTPPPMTKKTLRQRPTPVSKQPDTTLSGSEDDIAQSYSDSEDESE